One Eubalaena glacialis isolate mEubGla1 chromosome 11, mEubGla1.1.hap2.+ XY, whole genome shotgun sequence DNA segment encodes these proteins:
- the KIF5A gene encoding kinesin heavy chain isoform X2 — protein sequence MAETNNECSIKVLCRFRPLNQAEILRGDKFIPIFQGDDSVVIGVSYFEIYLDKIRDLLDVTKTNLSVHEDKNRVPFVKGCTERFVSSPEEILDVIDEGKSNRHVAVTNMNEHSSRSHSIFLINIKQENMETEQKLSGKLYLVDLAGSEKVSKTGAEGAVLDEAKNINKSLSALGNVISALAEGTKSYVPYRDSKMTRILQDSLGGNCRTTMFICCSPSNYNDAETKSTLMFGQRAKTIKNTASVNLELTAEQWKKKYEKEKEKTKAQKETIAKLETELSRWRSGEDVPETERLPGEDAALGAELCEETPVNDNSSIVVRIAPEERQKYEEEIRRLYKQLDDKDDEINQQSQLIEKLKQQMLDQEELLVSTRGDNEKVQQELSHLQSENDAAKDEVKEVLQALEELAMNYDQKSQEVEEKSQQNQLLVDELSQKVATMLSLESELQRLQEVSGHQRKRIAEVLNGLMKDLSEFSVIVGNGEIKLPVEISGAIEEEFTVARLYISKIKSEVKSVVKRCRQLENLQVECHRKMEVTGRELSSCQLLISQHEAKIRSLTEYMQSVELKKRHLEESYDSLSDELAKLQAQETVHEVALKDKEPDTQDSEDVKKALELQMDSHREAHHRQLARLRDEINEKQKTIDELKDLNQKLQLELEKLQADYEKLKNEEHEKSTKLQELTFLYERHEQSKQDLKGLEETVARELQTLHNLRKLFVQDVTTRVKKSAEMEPEDSGGIHSQKQKISFLENNLEQLTKVHKQLVRDNADLRCELPKLEKRLRATAERVKALEGALKEAKEGAMKDKRRYQQEVDRIKEAVRYKSSGKRGHSAQIAKPVRPGHYPASSPTNPYGTRSPECISYTNSLFQNYQNLYLQAAPSSTSDMYFANSCTSSGATSSGGPLASYQKANMDNGNATDINDNRSDLPCGYEAEDQAKLFPLHQETAAS from the exons ATGGCCGAGACCAACAACGAATGTAGCATCAAGGTGCTCTGCCGATTTCGGCCCCTAAACCAGGCCGAGATTCTGCGGGGGGACAAGTTCATCCCCATTTTCCAAGGGGACGACAGCGTCGTTATTGGG GTTTCCTACTTTGAGATTTACCTGGACAAAATCCGTGACCTTCTGGATG TGACCAAGACAAATCTGTCTGTGCATGAGGACAAGAACCGGGTGCCGTTTGTCAAG GGTTGTACCGAGCGCTTTGTGTCCAGCCCAGAAGAAATTTTAGATGTGATTGATGAAGGGAAATCAAATCGTCATGTGGCTGTCACCA ACATGAATGAACACAGCTCTCGAAGCCATAGCATCTTCCTCATCAATATCAAGCAGGAGAATATGGAGACCGAGCAGAAGCTCAGTGGGAAGCTGTATCTAGTGGACCTGGCAGGGAGCGAGAAG GTCAGCAAGACTGGAGCAGAGGGAGCCGTGCTGGACGAGGCCAAGAATATCAACAAGTCCCTGTCAGCCCTGGGGAACGTGATCTCTGCGCTGGCTGAGGGCACA aAAAGCTACGTTCCGTATCGTGACAGCAAAATGACACGGATTCTCCAGGACTCCTTGGGAGGAAACTGCCGGACAACCATGTTCATCTGCTGCTCACCGTCCAACTACAACGACGCGGAGACCAAGTCCACCCTGATGTTTGGACAGCG GGCAAAGACCATTAAGAACACTGCCTCCGTGAATCTGGAGTTGACTGCCGAGCAGTGGAAGAAGAAAtatgagaaggagaaggagaagacaaAGGCTCAGAAGGAGACGATTGCAAAGCTGGAGACAGAGCTGagccggtggcgcagtg GAGAGGACGTGCCAGAGACGGAGCGCCTGCCTGGGGAGGATGCTGCCCTGGGAGCTGAGCTCTGTGAGGAGACGCCCGTGAACGACAACTCATCCATCGTGGTGCGCATCGCGCCTGAGGAGCGGCAGAAGTATGAGGAGGAGATCCGCCGCCTCTACAAGCAGCTTGATGACAAG GATGATGAGATCAACCAGCAGAGCCAACTCATAGAGAAGCTCAAGCAGCAGATGCTGGACCAGGAAGAG CTGCTGGTGTCCACTCGAGGAGACAATGAGAAGGTCCAGCAGGAGCTGAGCCACCTGCAGTCGGAGAACGACGCCGCGAAGGATGAGGTGAAGGAAGTGCTGCAGGCACTGGAGGAGCTGGCCATGAACTACGACCAGAAGTCccaggaggtggaggagaagaGCCAGCAGAACCAGCTTCTGGTGGATGAGCTGTCTCAGAAGGTG GCCACCATGCTGTCCCTGGAGTCTGAGTTGCAGCGGCTACAGGAGGTCAGTGGACACCAGCGAAAACGAATTGCTGAGGTGCTGAACGGGCTGATGAAGGACCTGAGTGAGTTCAGTGTCATCGTGGGCAACGGGGAGATTAAGCTG CCGGTGGAGATCAGCGGGGCCATCGAGGAGGAGTTCACTGTGGCCCGACTCTACATCAGCAAAATCAAATCCGAAGTCAAGTCTGTGGTTAAACGGTGCCGGCAGCTAGAGAACCTCCAGGTCGAATGTCACCGCAAGATGGAAGTGACTGGGCGGGAGCTCTCATCCTGCCAGCTTCTCATCTCCCAG CATGAGGCCAAGATCCGCTCCCTGACGGAATACATGCAGAGCGTGGAGCTCAAGAAGCGGCACCTGGAAGAGTCCTATGACTCCCTGAGTGATGAGCTGGCCAAGCTCCAAGCCCAGG aAACTGTGCATGAAGTGGCCCTGAAGGATAAGGAGCCAGACACACAGGACTCAGAAGATGTGAAG AAGGCCCTGGAGCTGCAGATGGACAGCCACCGGGAGGCCCATCACCGGCAGCTGGCCCGGCTCCGGGACGAGATCAATGAGAAGCAGAAGACCATTGATGAGCTCAAAGA CCTGAATCAGAAGCTCCAGTTAGAGCTGGAGAAGCTTCAGGCTGACTATGAGAAGCTGAAGAATGAAGAACATGAGAAAAGCACCAAACTCCAGGAGCTGAC ATTTCTGTATGAGCGACACGAGCAGTCCAAGCAGGACCTCAAGGGTCTGGAGGAGACAGTT GCCCGGGAACTCCAGACCCTCCACAACCTTCGCAAGCTGTTCGTTCAAGACGTCACGACTCGAGTCAAGAAA AGTGCAGAAATGGAGCCCGAGGACAGTGGGGGGATTCACTCCCAAAAGCAGAAGATTTCCTTTCTTGAGAACAACCTGGAACAGCTTACAAAGGTTCACAAACAG CTGGTACGTGACAATGCAGATCTGCGTTGTGAGCTTCCTAAGTTGGAAAAACGACTTAGGGCTACGGCTGAGAGAGTTAAGGCCCTGGAGGGTGCACTGAAGGAGGCCAAGGAGGGCGCCATGAAGGACAAGCGCCGGTACCAGCAGGAGGTGGACCGCATCAAGGAGGCCGTTCGGTACAAGAGCTCCGGCAAACGGGGCCATTCTGCCCAGATTG CCAAACCCGTCCGGCCTGGCCACTACCCAGCATCTTCACCCACCAACCCCTATGGCACCCGGAGCCCTGAGTGCATCAGTTACACTAACAGCCTCTTCCAGAACTACCAGAATTTGTACCTGCAGGCTGCACCTAGCTCCACCTCAGATATGTA CTTTGCAAACTCCTGTACCAGCAGTGGGGCCACATCTTCTGGAGGCCCCTTGGCTTCCTACCAGAAGGCCAACATGGACAATG GAAATGCCACAGATATCAATGACAATAG GAGTGACCTGCCATGTGGCTATGAGGCTGAAGACCAGGCCAAGCTGTTCCCTCTCCACCAAGAGACGGCAGCCAGCTAA
- the KIF5A gene encoding kinesin heavy chain isoform X1 has product MAETNNECSIKVLCRFRPLNQAEILRGDKFIPIFQGDDSVVIGQGKPYIFDRVFPPNTTQEQVYHACAMQIVKDVLAGYNGTIFAYGQTSSGKTHTMEGKLHDPQLMGIIPRIAQDIFNHIYSMDENLEFHIKVSYFEIYLDKIRDLLDVTKTNLSVHEDKNRVPFVKGCTERFVSSPEEILDVIDEGKSNRHVAVTNMNEHSSRSHSIFLINIKQENMETEQKLSGKLYLVDLAGSEKVSKTGAEGAVLDEAKNINKSLSALGNVISALAEGTKSYVPYRDSKMTRILQDSLGGNCRTTMFICCSPSNYNDAETKSTLMFGQRAKTIKNTASVNLELTAEQWKKKYEKEKEKTKAQKETIAKLETELSRWRSGEDVPETERLPGEDAALGAELCEETPVNDNSSIVVRIAPEERQKYEEEIRRLYKQLDDKDDEINQQSQLIEKLKQQMLDQEELLVSTRGDNEKVQQELSHLQSENDAAKDEVKEVLQALEELAMNYDQKSQEVEEKSQQNQLLVDELSQKVATMLSLESELQRLQEVSGHQRKRIAEVLNGLMKDLSEFSVIVGNGEIKLPVEISGAIEEEFTVARLYISKIKSEVKSVVKRCRQLENLQVECHRKMEVTGRELSSCQLLISQHEAKIRSLTEYMQSVELKKRHLEESYDSLSDELAKLQAQETVHEVALKDKEPDTQDSEDVKKALELQMDSHREAHHRQLARLRDEINEKQKTIDELKDLNQKLQLELEKLQADYEKLKNEEHEKSTKLQELTFLYERHEQSKQDLKGLEETVARELQTLHNLRKLFVQDVTTRVKKSAEMEPEDSGGIHSQKQKISFLENNLEQLTKVHKQLVRDNADLRCELPKLEKRLRATAERVKALEGALKEAKEGAMKDKRRYQQEVDRIKEAVRYKSSGKRGHSAQIAKPVRPGHYPASSPTNPYGTRSPECISYTNSLFQNYQNLYLQAAPSSTSDMYFANSCTSSGATSSGGPLASYQKANMDNGNATDINDNRSDLPCGYEAEDQAKLFPLHQETAAS; this is encoded by the exons ATGGCCGAGACCAACAACGAATGTAGCATCAAGGTGCTCTGCCGATTTCGGCCCCTAAACCAGGCCGAGATTCTGCGGGGGGACAAGTTCATCCCCATTTTCCAAGGGGACGACAGCGTCGTTATTGGG CAA GGGAAGCCATATATCTTTGACCGTGTATTCCCCCCAAACACGACTCAGGAGCAAGTTTATCATGCGTGTGCCATGCAGATTGTCAAAG ATGTCCTTGCTGGCTACAATGGCACCATTTTTGCCTATGGACAGACATCCTCAGGGAAGACACATACTATGGAG GGAAAGCTGCATGACCCCCAGCTGATGGGAATCATTCCTCGAATTGCCCAAGACATCTTCAACCACATCTACTCCATGGATGAGAACCTTGAGTTCCACATCAAG GTTTCCTACTTTGAGATTTACCTGGACAAAATCCGTGACCTTCTGGATG TGACCAAGACAAATCTGTCTGTGCATGAGGACAAGAACCGGGTGCCGTTTGTCAAG GGTTGTACCGAGCGCTTTGTGTCCAGCCCAGAAGAAATTTTAGATGTGATTGATGAAGGGAAATCAAATCGTCATGTGGCTGTCACCA ACATGAATGAACACAGCTCTCGAAGCCATAGCATCTTCCTCATCAATATCAAGCAGGAGAATATGGAGACCGAGCAGAAGCTCAGTGGGAAGCTGTATCTAGTGGACCTGGCAGGGAGCGAGAAG GTCAGCAAGACTGGAGCAGAGGGAGCCGTGCTGGACGAGGCCAAGAATATCAACAAGTCCCTGTCAGCCCTGGGGAACGTGATCTCTGCGCTGGCTGAGGGCACA aAAAGCTACGTTCCGTATCGTGACAGCAAAATGACACGGATTCTCCAGGACTCCTTGGGAGGAAACTGCCGGACAACCATGTTCATCTGCTGCTCACCGTCCAACTACAACGACGCGGAGACCAAGTCCACCCTGATGTTTGGACAGCG GGCAAAGACCATTAAGAACACTGCCTCCGTGAATCTGGAGTTGACTGCCGAGCAGTGGAAGAAGAAAtatgagaaggagaaggagaagacaaAGGCTCAGAAGGAGACGATTGCAAAGCTGGAGACAGAGCTGagccggtggcgcagtg GAGAGGACGTGCCAGAGACGGAGCGCCTGCCTGGGGAGGATGCTGCCCTGGGAGCTGAGCTCTGTGAGGAGACGCCCGTGAACGACAACTCATCCATCGTGGTGCGCATCGCGCCTGAGGAGCGGCAGAAGTATGAGGAGGAGATCCGCCGCCTCTACAAGCAGCTTGATGACAAG GATGATGAGATCAACCAGCAGAGCCAACTCATAGAGAAGCTCAAGCAGCAGATGCTGGACCAGGAAGAG CTGCTGGTGTCCACTCGAGGAGACAATGAGAAGGTCCAGCAGGAGCTGAGCCACCTGCAGTCGGAGAACGACGCCGCGAAGGATGAGGTGAAGGAAGTGCTGCAGGCACTGGAGGAGCTGGCCATGAACTACGACCAGAAGTCccaggaggtggaggagaagaGCCAGCAGAACCAGCTTCTGGTGGATGAGCTGTCTCAGAAGGTG GCCACCATGCTGTCCCTGGAGTCTGAGTTGCAGCGGCTACAGGAGGTCAGTGGACACCAGCGAAAACGAATTGCTGAGGTGCTGAACGGGCTGATGAAGGACCTGAGTGAGTTCAGTGTCATCGTGGGCAACGGGGAGATTAAGCTG CCGGTGGAGATCAGCGGGGCCATCGAGGAGGAGTTCACTGTGGCCCGACTCTACATCAGCAAAATCAAATCCGAAGTCAAGTCTGTGGTTAAACGGTGCCGGCAGCTAGAGAACCTCCAGGTCGAATGTCACCGCAAGATGGAAGTGACTGGGCGGGAGCTCTCATCCTGCCAGCTTCTCATCTCCCAG CATGAGGCCAAGATCCGCTCCCTGACGGAATACATGCAGAGCGTGGAGCTCAAGAAGCGGCACCTGGAAGAGTCCTATGACTCCCTGAGTGATGAGCTGGCCAAGCTCCAAGCCCAGG aAACTGTGCATGAAGTGGCCCTGAAGGATAAGGAGCCAGACACACAGGACTCAGAAGATGTGAAG AAGGCCCTGGAGCTGCAGATGGACAGCCACCGGGAGGCCCATCACCGGCAGCTGGCCCGGCTCCGGGACGAGATCAATGAGAAGCAGAAGACCATTGATGAGCTCAAAGA CCTGAATCAGAAGCTCCAGTTAGAGCTGGAGAAGCTTCAGGCTGACTATGAGAAGCTGAAGAATGAAGAACATGAGAAAAGCACCAAACTCCAGGAGCTGAC ATTTCTGTATGAGCGACACGAGCAGTCCAAGCAGGACCTCAAGGGTCTGGAGGAGACAGTT GCCCGGGAACTCCAGACCCTCCACAACCTTCGCAAGCTGTTCGTTCAAGACGTCACGACTCGAGTCAAGAAA AGTGCAGAAATGGAGCCCGAGGACAGTGGGGGGATTCACTCCCAAAAGCAGAAGATTTCCTTTCTTGAGAACAACCTGGAACAGCTTACAAAGGTTCACAAACAG CTGGTACGTGACAATGCAGATCTGCGTTGTGAGCTTCCTAAGTTGGAAAAACGACTTAGGGCTACGGCTGAGAGAGTTAAGGCCCTGGAGGGTGCACTGAAGGAGGCCAAGGAGGGCGCCATGAAGGACAAGCGCCGGTACCAGCAGGAGGTGGACCGCATCAAGGAGGCCGTTCGGTACAAGAGCTCCGGCAAACGGGGCCATTCTGCCCAGATTG CCAAACCCGTCCGGCCTGGCCACTACCCAGCATCTTCACCCACCAACCCCTATGGCACCCGGAGCCCTGAGTGCATCAGTTACACTAACAGCCTCTTCCAGAACTACCAGAATTTGTACCTGCAGGCTGCACCTAGCTCCACCTCAGATATGTA CTTTGCAAACTCCTGTACCAGCAGTGGGGCCACATCTTCTGGAGGCCCCTTGGCTTCCTACCAGAAGGCCAACATGGACAATG GAAATGCCACAGATATCAATGACAATAG GAGTGACCTGCCATGTGGCTATGAGGCTGAAGACCAGGCCAAGCTGTTCCCTCTCCACCAAGAGACGGCAGCCAGCTAA
- the KIF5A gene encoding kinesin heavy chain isoform X3: MAETNNECSIKVLCRFRPLNQAEILRGDKFIPIFQGDDSVVIGGKPYIFDRVFPPNTTQEQVYHACAMQIVKDVLAGYNGTIFAYGQTSSGKTHTMEGKLHDPQLMGIIPRIAQDIFNHIYSMDENLEFHIKVSYFEIYLDKIRDLLDVTKTNLSVHEDKNRVPFVKGCTERFVSSPEEILDVIDEGKSNRHVAVTNMNEHSSRSHSIFLINIKQENMETEQKLSGKLYLVDLAGSEKVSKTGAEGAVLDEAKNINKSLSALGNVISALAEGTKSYVPYRDSKMTRILQDSLGGNCRTTMFICCSPSNYNDAETKSTLMFGQRAKTIKNTASVNLELTAEQWKKKYEKEKEKTKAQKETIAKLETELSRWRSGEDVPETERLPGEDAALGAELCEETPVNDNSSIVVRIAPEERQKYEEEIRRLYKQLDDKDDEINQQSQLIEKLKQQMLDQEELLVSTRGDNEKVQQELSHLQSENDAAKDEVKEVLQALEELAMNYDQKSQEVEEKSQQNQLLVDELSQKVATMLSLESELQRLQEVSGHQRKRIAEVLNGLMKDLSEFSVIVGNGEIKLPVEISGAIEEEFTVARLYISKIKSEVKSVVKRCRQLENLQVECHRKMEVTGRELSSCQLLISQHEAKIRSLTEYMQSVELKKRHLEESYDSLSDELAKLQAQETVHEVALKDKEPDTQDSEDVKKALELQMDSHREAHHRQLARLRDEINEKQKTIDELKDLNQKLQLELEKLQADYEKLKNEEHEKSTKLQELTFLYERHEQSKQDLKGLEETVARELQTLHNLRKLFVQDVTTRVKKSAEMEPEDSGGIHSQKQKISFLENNLEQLTKVHKQLVRDNADLRCELPKLEKRLRATAERVKALEGALKEAKEGAMKDKRRYQQEVDRIKEAVRYKSSGKRGHSAQIAKPVRPGHYPASSPTNPYGTRSPECISYTNSLFQNYQNLYLQAAPSSTSDMYFANSCTSSGATSSGGPLASYQKANMDNGNATDINDNRSDLPCGYEAEDQAKLFPLHQETAAS, from the exons ATGGCCGAGACCAACAACGAATGTAGCATCAAGGTGCTCTGCCGATTTCGGCCCCTAAACCAGGCCGAGATTCTGCGGGGGGACAAGTTCATCCCCATTTTCCAAGGGGACGACAGCGTCGTTATTGGG GGGAAGCCATATATCTTTGACCGTGTATTCCCCCCAAACACGACTCAGGAGCAAGTTTATCATGCGTGTGCCATGCAGATTGTCAAAG ATGTCCTTGCTGGCTACAATGGCACCATTTTTGCCTATGGACAGACATCCTCAGGGAAGACACATACTATGGAG GGAAAGCTGCATGACCCCCAGCTGATGGGAATCATTCCTCGAATTGCCCAAGACATCTTCAACCACATCTACTCCATGGATGAGAACCTTGAGTTCCACATCAAG GTTTCCTACTTTGAGATTTACCTGGACAAAATCCGTGACCTTCTGGATG TGACCAAGACAAATCTGTCTGTGCATGAGGACAAGAACCGGGTGCCGTTTGTCAAG GGTTGTACCGAGCGCTTTGTGTCCAGCCCAGAAGAAATTTTAGATGTGATTGATGAAGGGAAATCAAATCGTCATGTGGCTGTCACCA ACATGAATGAACACAGCTCTCGAAGCCATAGCATCTTCCTCATCAATATCAAGCAGGAGAATATGGAGACCGAGCAGAAGCTCAGTGGGAAGCTGTATCTAGTGGACCTGGCAGGGAGCGAGAAG GTCAGCAAGACTGGAGCAGAGGGAGCCGTGCTGGACGAGGCCAAGAATATCAACAAGTCCCTGTCAGCCCTGGGGAACGTGATCTCTGCGCTGGCTGAGGGCACA aAAAGCTACGTTCCGTATCGTGACAGCAAAATGACACGGATTCTCCAGGACTCCTTGGGAGGAAACTGCCGGACAACCATGTTCATCTGCTGCTCACCGTCCAACTACAACGACGCGGAGACCAAGTCCACCCTGATGTTTGGACAGCG GGCAAAGACCATTAAGAACACTGCCTCCGTGAATCTGGAGTTGACTGCCGAGCAGTGGAAGAAGAAAtatgagaaggagaaggagaagacaaAGGCTCAGAAGGAGACGATTGCAAAGCTGGAGACAGAGCTGagccggtggcgcagtg GAGAGGACGTGCCAGAGACGGAGCGCCTGCCTGGGGAGGATGCTGCCCTGGGAGCTGAGCTCTGTGAGGAGACGCCCGTGAACGACAACTCATCCATCGTGGTGCGCATCGCGCCTGAGGAGCGGCAGAAGTATGAGGAGGAGATCCGCCGCCTCTACAAGCAGCTTGATGACAAG GATGATGAGATCAACCAGCAGAGCCAACTCATAGAGAAGCTCAAGCAGCAGATGCTGGACCAGGAAGAG CTGCTGGTGTCCACTCGAGGAGACAATGAGAAGGTCCAGCAGGAGCTGAGCCACCTGCAGTCGGAGAACGACGCCGCGAAGGATGAGGTGAAGGAAGTGCTGCAGGCACTGGAGGAGCTGGCCATGAACTACGACCAGAAGTCccaggaggtggaggagaagaGCCAGCAGAACCAGCTTCTGGTGGATGAGCTGTCTCAGAAGGTG GCCACCATGCTGTCCCTGGAGTCTGAGTTGCAGCGGCTACAGGAGGTCAGTGGACACCAGCGAAAACGAATTGCTGAGGTGCTGAACGGGCTGATGAAGGACCTGAGTGAGTTCAGTGTCATCGTGGGCAACGGGGAGATTAAGCTG CCGGTGGAGATCAGCGGGGCCATCGAGGAGGAGTTCACTGTGGCCCGACTCTACATCAGCAAAATCAAATCCGAAGTCAAGTCTGTGGTTAAACGGTGCCGGCAGCTAGAGAACCTCCAGGTCGAATGTCACCGCAAGATGGAAGTGACTGGGCGGGAGCTCTCATCCTGCCAGCTTCTCATCTCCCAG CATGAGGCCAAGATCCGCTCCCTGACGGAATACATGCAGAGCGTGGAGCTCAAGAAGCGGCACCTGGAAGAGTCCTATGACTCCCTGAGTGATGAGCTGGCCAAGCTCCAAGCCCAGG aAACTGTGCATGAAGTGGCCCTGAAGGATAAGGAGCCAGACACACAGGACTCAGAAGATGTGAAG AAGGCCCTGGAGCTGCAGATGGACAGCCACCGGGAGGCCCATCACCGGCAGCTGGCCCGGCTCCGGGACGAGATCAATGAGAAGCAGAAGACCATTGATGAGCTCAAAGA CCTGAATCAGAAGCTCCAGTTAGAGCTGGAGAAGCTTCAGGCTGACTATGAGAAGCTGAAGAATGAAGAACATGAGAAAAGCACCAAACTCCAGGAGCTGAC ATTTCTGTATGAGCGACACGAGCAGTCCAAGCAGGACCTCAAGGGTCTGGAGGAGACAGTT GCCCGGGAACTCCAGACCCTCCACAACCTTCGCAAGCTGTTCGTTCAAGACGTCACGACTCGAGTCAAGAAA AGTGCAGAAATGGAGCCCGAGGACAGTGGGGGGATTCACTCCCAAAAGCAGAAGATTTCCTTTCTTGAGAACAACCTGGAACAGCTTACAAAGGTTCACAAACAG CTGGTACGTGACAATGCAGATCTGCGTTGTGAGCTTCCTAAGTTGGAAAAACGACTTAGGGCTACGGCTGAGAGAGTTAAGGCCCTGGAGGGTGCACTGAAGGAGGCCAAGGAGGGCGCCATGAAGGACAAGCGCCGGTACCAGCAGGAGGTGGACCGCATCAAGGAGGCCGTTCGGTACAAGAGCTCCGGCAAACGGGGCCATTCTGCCCAGATTG CCAAACCCGTCCGGCCTGGCCACTACCCAGCATCTTCACCCACCAACCCCTATGGCACCCGGAGCCCTGAGTGCATCAGTTACACTAACAGCCTCTTCCAGAACTACCAGAATTTGTACCTGCAGGCTGCACCTAGCTCCACCTCAGATATGTA CTTTGCAAACTCCTGTACCAGCAGTGGGGCCACATCTTCTGGAGGCCCCTTGGCTTCCTACCAGAAGGCCAACATGGACAATG GAAATGCCACAGATATCAATGACAATAG GAGTGACCTGCCATGTGGCTATGAGGCTGAAGACCAGGCCAAGCTGTTCCCTCTCCACCAAGAGACGGCAGCCAGCTAA